Proteins co-encoded in one Streptomyces roseochromogenus subsp. oscitans DS 12.976 genomic window:
- a CDS encoding enolase C-terminal domain-like protein, protein MSQAPARVTAVDTHDIRFPTSRELDGSDAMNPDPDYSAAYVVLRTDAADGHEGHGFVFTIGRGNDVQVAAIDALRDHVLGRDVEELCADPGSLLRDLIGDSQLRWLGPEKGVMHMAIGAVVNAVWDLAARRAGKPLWQLLADAEPEWLVGQIDFRYIADVLTPQQALDLLRRGRRGAAERRARLLQRGYPAYTTSPGWLGYDDDKLGRLAAQAVADGFRQIKLKVGADLDDDIRRCRVARAVVGPGIRLAVDANQRWNVDEAIHWTRALAEFGPYWIEEPTSPDDVLGHAAIRRAVAPVKVATGEHVHNRIMFKQLLQADALDIVQIDAARVAGVNENLAILLLAARFGVPVCPHAGGVGLCELVQHLSMFDYLAVSGTTEDRVIEYVDHLHEHFVTPVVIRGGHYTAPTTPGFSAALRPESLARYTFPGGTYWAADPDTQKGQAA, encoded by the coding sequence GTGTCCCAGGCTCCCGCCCGCGTCACCGCGGTCGACACCCACGACATCCGTTTCCCCACCTCGCGCGAGCTGGACGGCTCCGACGCGATGAACCCGGACCCCGACTACTCGGCGGCGTACGTCGTGCTGCGCACCGACGCCGCCGACGGGCACGAGGGACACGGGTTCGTGTTCACCATCGGGCGGGGCAACGACGTCCAGGTCGCCGCGATCGACGCGCTGCGGGACCATGTGCTCGGCCGGGACGTCGAAGAGCTGTGCGCCGACCCGGGTTCGCTCCTCCGGGACCTGATCGGCGACAGCCAGCTGCGCTGGCTCGGACCCGAGAAGGGCGTGATGCACATGGCGATCGGGGCCGTCGTCAACGCCGTCTGGGATCTCGCCGCCCGGCGGGCCGGCAAGCCGCTGTGGCAGCTGCTCGCCGACGCCGAACCCGAGTGGCTGGTCGGGCAGATCGACTTCCGCTACATCGCGGACGTGCTCACCCCGCAGCAGGCTCTGGATCTGCTGAGACGGGGCAGGCGAGGCGCCGCGGAGCGCCGGGCCCGGCTGCTGCAGCGCGGCTACCCCGCCTACACCACCTCACCCGGCTGGCTCGGCTACGACGACGACAAGCTCGGCCGGCTCGCCGCGCAGGCTGTCGCCGACGGCTTCAGGCAGATCAAGCTGAAGGTCGGCGCCGACCTCGACGACGACATCCGGCGCTGCCGGGTCGCCCGCGCGGTCGTCGGACCTGGTATCCGCCTCGCCGTCGACGCCAACCAGCGCTGGAACGTCGACGAGGCGATCCACTGGACCCGGGCCCTCGCCGAGTTCGGCCCGTACTGGATCGAGGAGCCCACCAGCCCCGACGACGTCCTCGGCCACGCCGCGATCCGCCGCGCGGTGGCCCCGGTGAAGGTCGCCACCGGCGAACACGTACACAACCGGATCATGTTCAAGCAACTCCTCCAGGCCGACGCCCTCGACATCGTCCAGATCGATGCCGCCCGCGTCGCCGGCGTCAACGAGAACCTCGCCATCCTGCTGCTCGCCGCCAGGTTCGGCGTCCCGGTCTGCCCGCACGCGGGCGGCGTCGGCCTGTGCGAACTCGTCCAGCACCTGTCGATGTTCGACTACCTGGCCGTCTCGGGCACTACTGAGGACAGGGTCATCGAATACGTCGACCACCTCCATGAGCACTTCGTCACCCCGGTCGTCATCCGCGGCGGCCACTACACCGCCCCCACCACGCCCGGCTTCTCCGCCGCCCTGCGCCCGGAGTCCCTCGCGCGGTACACCTTCCCCGGCGGCACGTACTGGGCCGCCGACCCCGACACGCAGAAGGGACAGGCCGCATGA
- a CDS encoding ABC transporter permease, translating to MADTRAAPPFAPPKTPDARSARTVLLRRARELALVPALLLLMVLGSVVNDSFLTERNLISILGASAALAMVVLAESLVLITGKFDLSLESVVGMAPAVGALLVLPAGQSGWGTGFPAALALLAIPVVGAVIGAFNGVLVVKFRLNAFIVTLAMLIVLRGLLVGATKGKTLFGMPDSFYSLATTTFLNVPMSVWLAAVAFAVTGFVLKYHRTGRALYAIGGNADAARAAGVRVDRIMLGVYVVAGVLASVGGLLQTGYVGAISANQGQNMIFTVFAAAVIGGISLDGGKGTMFGALTGVLLLGVVQNLLTLAQVPSFWIQAIYGGIILVALVIARVTTGRAQD from the coding sequence ATGGCTGACACCAGGGCCGCCCCGCCGTTCGCACCCCCGAAGACCCCCGACGCCCGCTCGGCCCGCACCGTCCTGCTCCGGCGCGCCCGTGAACTCGCCCTGGTCCCGGCCCTGTTGCTGCTCATGGTGCTCGGCTCGGTGGTCAACGACTCGTTCCTGACCGAGCGGAACCTGATCTCGATCCTCGGCGCCTCCGCCGCGCTCGCGATGGTCGTCCTCGCCGAGTCCCTCGTCCTGATCACCGGCAAGTTCGACCTGTCGCTGGAGTCCGTGGTCGGCATGGCACCGGCCGTCGGCGCCCTGCTGGTGCTGCCCGCGGGCCAGTCCGGCTGGGGCACCGGCTTCCCTGCCGCGCTCGCCCTGCTTGCGATCCCCGTGGTCGGCGCGGTCATCGGCGCCTTCAACGGCGTCCTCGTCGTCAAGTTCCGGCTCAACGCGTTCATCGTCACGCTCGCCATGCTCATCGTGCTGCGCGGCCTGCTGGTCGGCGCCACCAAGGGCAAGACCCTGTTCGGCATGCCCGACAGCTTCTACTCCCTGGCCACCACCACCTTCCTCAACGTGCCCATGTCGGTGTGGCTCGCCGCGGTCGCCTTCGCGGTCACCGGGTTCGTCCTGAAGTACCACCGCACCGGTCGCGCCCTCTACGCGATCGGCGGCAACGCGGACGCGGCCCGCGCGGCCGGAGTCCGGGTGGACCGGATCATGCTCGGCGTGTACGTCGTCGCGGGCGTGCTCGCCTCGGTCGGCGGCCTGCTGCAGACCGGCTACGTCGGCGCGATCAGCGCCAACCAGGGCCAGAACATGATCTTCACCGTGTTCGCGGCCGCGGTGATCGGCGGTATCAGCCTGGACGGCGGCAAGGGCACCATGTTCGGCGCCCTGACCGGCGTCCTCCTGCTGGGTGTCGTACAGAACCTGCTCACCCTCGCCCAGGTCCCGTCGTTCTGGATCCAGGCCATCTACGGCGGGATCATCCTCGTCGCCCTCGTGATCGCCCGAGTGACCACGGGCCGCGCCCAGGACTGA
- a CDS encoding sugar ABC transporter ATP-binding protein, protein MSTPLVEAEGIVKRYGPTLALADGRLTVLPGESHALVGRNGAGKSTLVNVLTGLQAPDAGTVHFDGEPAPPFADRDAWRRKVACVYQKPTVVPELTVAENLFLNRQPTGRGLISWRRLRREAAGLLGTWDVRVDPEARTADLRVEDRQMVEIARALSFGARFIVLDEPTAQLDNREIERLFTRMRSLQDCGVTFLFISHHLQEVYEVCQTVTVLRDARWITTAPVADLPKAALVEAMAGESIAEQVLQERSVDTGAPVLLEAHGLTSPAYEGVDLTVRRGEVVGLAGSSGSGKTELAESFAGLHTATGGTAQLDGRRLPFGDVRAALRAGIGCVPRDRHEQGLVPGMSIGDNATLSVLDRLGRAGFVGTDARRRFAAELIKLLDIHAEGPDQPVSDLSGGNAQKVVMARALASDPRLLVLINPTAGVDVKSKESLLARMDSAREDGTAVLVVSDELDDLRRCDRVLVLFHGRVVAEHPAGWRDHELIASIEGVDHG, encoded by the coding sequence ATGAGTACACCGCTGGTTGAAGCCGAGGGCATCGTCAAACGGTACGGCCCCACCCTCGCCCTCGCCGACGGACGGCTCACCGTCCTGCCCGGCGAGTCCCACGCCCTGGTCGGCCGCAACGGCGCCGGCAAGTCCACCCTGGTCAACGTCCTGACCGGCCTGCAGGCGCCGGACGCGGGCACCGTCCACTTCGACGGCGAGCCCGCGCCCCCGTTCGCCGACCGGGACGCCTGGCGCCGCAAGGTCGCCTGCGTCTACCAGAAGCCGACGGTCGTCCCGGAGCTGACGGTCGCCGAGAACCTGTTCCTGAACCGGCAGCCGACCGGCCGCGGCCTCATCAGCTGGCGCCGGCTGCGCCGCGAGGCCGCCGGACTCCTCGGCACCTGGGACGTGCGCGTCGACCCCGAGGCGCGCACCGCCGACCTCCGGGTCGAGGACCGTCAAATGGTGGAGATCGCACGGGCGTTGAGCTTCGGCGCCCGGTTCATCGTGCTGGACGAACCCACCGCCCAGCTCGACAACCGGGAGATCGAGCGGCTGTTCACCCGTATGCGCTCCCTGCAGGACTGCGGCGTCACCTTCCTGTTCATCTCGCACCACCTCCAGGAGGTGTACGAGGTCTGCCAGACGGTCACCGTGCTGCGCGACGCCCGCTGGATCACCACCGCACCCGTCGCCGACCTGCCGAAGGCCGCCCTGGTGGAGGCCATGGCGGGGGAGTCCATCGCCGAACAGGTCCTTCAGGAAAGGTCAGTTGACACCGGAGCTCCCGTCCTCCTGGAAGCACACGGGCTCACCTCGCCGGCGTACGAGGGCGTCGACCTCACTGTGCGCCGCGGCGAGGTCGTCGGACTCGCCGGGTCCAGCGGCAGCGGCAAGACCGAGCTCGCCGAGTCCTTCGCCGGACTGCACACCGCGACGGGCGGCACCGCTCAACTGGACGGCAGGAGGCTTCCGTTCGGGGACGTGCGGGCCGCGCTGCGAGCCGGGATCGGCTGTGTCCCGCGCGACCGGCACGAGCAGGGACTGGTGCCGGGCATGAGCATCGGCGACAACGCCACGCTGAGCGTGCTGGACCGGCTCGGCAGGGCCGGTTTCGTCGGCACCGACGCGCGACGCCGCTTCGCCGCCGAGCTGATCAAGCTCCTCGACATCCACGCCGAAGGCCCCGACCAGCCCGTGTCCGACCTGTCCGGCGGCAACGCGCAGAAGGTCGTCATGGCCCGTGCCCTGGCCTCCGACCCGCGCCTGCTGGTGCTGATCAACCCCACCGCCGGGGTCGACGTGAAGTCCAAGGAGTCGCTGCTCGCCCGCATGGACAGCGCCCGCGAAGACGGCACCGCCGTCCTCGTCGTCTCCGACGAACTGGACGACCTGCGCCGCTGTGACCGCGTCCTGGTCCTCTTCCACGGCCGTGTCGTCGCCGAGCACCCGGCCGGCTGGCGCGACCACGAGCTGATCGCCTCCATCGAAGGAGTAGACCATGGCTGA
- a CDS encoding sugar ABC transporter substrate-binding protein: MPASTVRKRSRSRIIGAAALAAGASLMLAACGSTKDTASAGGGGTGKVGVILPLLTSPFWQSYNDYVPKMAKAEGVEVLKTVNSNSDPSQQITDIDNELTQGVKGLVVAPLDSAAIQAGLDQAERKGVPVVAVDVAPDKGKVAMVVRADNVAYGEKACDYLGQHVSSGKVVQIMGDLASVNGRDRSEAFRSCVKKKYPKLKVLEIPAKWESDTAAAKLDTLLNANPDIKGIYLQAGGVYLAPTLQTLKSKNMLKPAGQQGHIAIVSNDGIPQEFDAIRKGQIDATVSQPADAYAQYGLYYIKAAMAGKTFKPGPTDHGSTIVKLPGGVLEDQLPAPLVTKANVDDPKLWGNTVR, translated from the coding sequence ATGCCCGCGAGCACTGTCAGGAAGCGCAGCAGGTCCCGGATCATCGGCGCGGCGGCCCTGGCCGCCGGTGCCTCGCTCATGCTCGCCGCCTGCGGCAGCACCAAGGACACCGCGAGCGCGGGCGGCGGAGGCACCGGCAAGGTCGGCGTCATCCTGCCGCTGCTGACCTCGCCGTTCTGGCAGTCGTACAACGACTACGTGCCCAAGATGGCCAAGGCCGAGGGCGTTGAGGTGCTGAAGACGGTCAACTCCAACAGCGACCCCTCGCAGCAGATCACCGACATCGACAACGAACTCACCCAGGGAGTCAAGGGGTTGGTGGTCGCCCCGCTGGACAGCGCCGCCATCCAGGCCGGACTCGACCAGGCCGAACGCAAGGGCGTGCCCGTGGTCGCCGTGGACGTCGCGCCCGACAAGGGCAAGGTCGCCATGGTGGTGCGCGCCGACAACGTGGCCTACGGCGAGAAGGCCTGCGACTACCTCGGACAGCATGTGAGCAGCGGCAAGGTCGTACAGATCATGGGCGACCTGGCATCGGTCAACGGCCGTGACCGCTCCGAGGCCTTCCGCTCCTGTGTGAAGAAGAAGTACCCGAAGCTCAAGGTGCTGGAGATCCCCGCCAAGTGGGAGTCCGACACGGCCGCCGCCAAGCTGGACACGCTGCTCAACGCCAACCCCGACATCAAGGGCATCTACCTGCAGGCCGGCGGTGTCTACCTCGCACCGACCCTGCAGACCCTGAAGTCCAAGAACATGCTGAAACCGGCCGGGCAGCAGGGCCACATCGCCATCGTCTCGAACGACGGCATCCCTCAGGAGTTCGACGCCATCCGCAAGGGCCAGATCGACGCAACGGTCTCTCAGCCCGCCGACGCCTACGCCCAGTACGGCCTCTACTACATCAAGGCGGCCATGGCCGGGAAGACCTTCAAGCCGGGTCCGACCGACCACGGGTCCACGATCGTGAAGCTGCCGGGCGGCGTCCTGGAGGACCAGCTGCCCGCGCCGCTGGTCACCAAGGCCAACGTCGACGACCCCAAGCTGTGGGGCAACACAGTCCGATGA
- a CDS encoding FadR/GntR family transcriptional regulator produces the protein MDEEAPQKGTVTQRAIEEIKAMIAEGRLEPGQRLPTERDLAARLGISRSSMREAIRALTVMGVLEARHGSGIYVTALEAGDLLETFGVVADLSRGPRLVELLEVRRILESTATALAAARITEGQLSAVGKHLAAMNATDDPEEILAHDLAFHREIAAAAGNETMAAILDGLSSRTFRARVWRGYQEEGAFARTRREHAAIHRALAARDPEAARAAAAAHVGEVEEWLRAQVAGPSGEGPGE, from the coding sequence GTGGACGAGGAAGCCCCGCAGAAGGGCACGGTGACCCAGCGCGCCATCGAGGAGATCAAGGCGATGATCGCCGAGGGCCGGCTGGAGCCCGGCCAGCGACTGCCCACCGAGCGGGATCTCGCCGCCCGGCTGGGCATCTCCCGCAGCTCGATGCGGGAGGCGATCCGCGCCCTGACCGTGATGGGCGTCCTTGAGGCCCGGCACGGCTCCGGGATCTATGTCACCGCGCTGGAGGCCGGCGATCTGCTGGAGACCTTCGGGGTGGTCGCGGATCTGTCCAGGGGCCCACGGCTGGTGGAACTGCTGGAGGTGCGCCGGATCCTGGAGTCGACGGCGACCGCGCTCGCCGCGGCGCGCATCACCGAGGGCCAACTGTCCGCGGTCGGGAAGCACTTGGCGGCGATGAACGCCACCGACGACCCCGAGGAGATCCTCGCCCACGACCTCGCCTTCCACCGCGAGATCGCGGCCGCCGCGGGCAACGAGACCATGGCCGCCATCCTGGACGGTCTGTCCTCCCGCACCTTCCGCGCCCGCGTCTGGCGCGGCTATCAGGAGGAGGGCGCGTTCGCCCGCACCCGCCGCGAACACGCCGCCATCCACCGCGCCCTCGCCGCGCGCGATCCGGAGGCGGCGAGGGCTGCTGCCGCGGCTCATGTGGGCGAGGTGGAGGAGTGGCTGCGGGCGCAGGTCGCGGGGCCGAGCGGGGAGGGACCCGGGGAGTAG